The following coding sequences are from one Nilaparvata lugens isolate BPH chromosome 4, ASM1435652v1, whole genome shotgun sequence window:
- the LOC120350813 gene encoding DNA replication ATP-dependent helicase/nuclease DNA2-like, giving the protein MKKLSQKKGAKEDPKQSKISNFFAAPKNGKNVTSTGSNASTSSQVNYKVEDIEDDIKFPLTPPISQNIIQPSEAGKTVSIKSPLKKKIDKENSVEESVKENLLILSPEEIPPTPPQPLIPTSRTGNKGVKRKCEFPASKNCDKNLNDASVVHAKKIPKNVKVESSTASDSSASPSGDGNKIFRPENTCEAKDSEIEKKDSDNCKKKDVSLCLNETAETECSSDMKDLLFEDWELDGAENIRNDLNLEKAVRCTITKINYLQGLHKTEIHLKELKSSAETKCTLEGSWSGLVLRENDTISIAAKWDSHVGWVVSDLHGFVVLEPDTLISSTALVGSLFCMRRAILANMFRGLDPGSDIMVMGSLVHEILQEVLDRKVRSEDEIRTIANNSISSKSFIFSMYSSQMTMEHVKKQLDLFVPRIKTFISTYIPPVVGKKNEDDWQGEITAIEDIEENIWATNLGLKGKVDVTVKVKVDNSTKILPLELKTGRASMSSEHRGQLILYALMMTEIGQPVSSGLLLYLREGVMKEVKAGVMEKRDLLLLRNELLRYTFDGKSVDKDENGLLPSPCLPKPINHRKACNSCPYVTICSSALRSVWLI; this is encoded by the exons atgaaaaaattgtctCAGAAAAAA GGTGCCAAAGAAGATCCTAAGCaatcaaaaatatcaaatttcttTGCGGCTCCGAAAAATGGAAAGAATGTAACATCGACCGGAAGCAACGCATCTACATCTTCTCAAGtaaattataaagttgaagataTTGAAGATGATATCAAATTTCCGCTCACCCCTCCAATAAGCCAAAACATAATACAACCCAGTGAGGCTGGTAAGACTGTAAGCATCAAGTCACCTTTGAAAAAGAAGATTGACAAGGAGAATAGTGTTGAGGAGAGTGTAAAGGAAAATTTGCTGATCTTGAGCCCTGAAGAGATCCCGCCTACGCCACCGCAACCCCTCATACCAACATCAAGAACCGGAAACAAAGGAGTGAAACGAAAATGTGAATTTCCTGCTTCAAAAAATTGTGATAAAAATCTAAATGATGCTTCTGTTGTTCACGCTAAAAAGATTCCGAAAAATGTGAAAGTAGAGTCTTCTACCGCGAGTGACAGTTCAGCCTCTCCCTCAGGTGACGGAAATAAAATTTTTCGGCCAGAAAATACATGTGAAGCCAAAGATAGTGAGATTGAAAAGAAAGATAGTGATAATTGCAAGAAGAAAGACGTATCTCTGTGTCTGAATGAGACAGCTGAAACCGAATGCAGCAGTGATATGAAAGACCTCTTGTTTGAAGATTGGGAACTGGATGGAGCAGAAAATATCAGGAA TGATTTGAACTTGGAGAAAGCCGTACGTTGCACCATAACTAAAATCAACTACTTACAAGGTTTACATAAAACCGAAATTCATCTCAAGGAGTTGAAGAGCTCCGCAGAAACTAAGTGTACTCTGGAAGGATCATG GTCTGGCTTAGTTCTGAGAGAGAACGACACAATAAGCATTGCAGCTAAGTGGGATTCGCACGTGGGTTGGGTGGTGAGCGACCTGCATGGCTTCGTTGTCCTGGAGCCGGACACACTCATCTCGAGCACAGCTCTGGTTGGCTCACTGTTCTGTATGCGACGTGCCATACTGGCCAACATGTTCCGGGGGCTGGACCCAGGGTCGGACATCATGGTTATGGGGTCACTCGTGCATGAGATATTGCAAGAG GTGCTAGATAGGAAAGTGCGAAGCGAAGATGAAATCAGAACGATCGCCAACAACTCAATTTCATCCAAAagtttcatattttcaatgtattcGTCGCAGATGACAATGGAACATGTCAAGAAGCAGTTGGACTTGTTTGTTCCTCGGATTAAAACATTCATATCAACTTATATTCCACCTGTAGTTGG aaAGAAAAATGAGGATGATTGGCAAGGAGAAATTACAGCTATTGAGGATATAGAAGAAAACATTTGGGCCACAAATCTAGGCTTGAAAGGGAAGGTTGATGTCACTGTGAAGGTGAAAGTTGACAACTCTACCAAG ATTTTACCGCTGGAATTGAAAACGGGGCGCGCCTCAATGTCATCTGAGCACAGGGGCCAACTCATACTTTACGCCCTCATGATGACTGAGATTGGCCAACCTGTCTCGTCTGGGCTTCTTCTTTACTTGAG gGAAGGAGTAATGAAGGAAGTGAAAGCTGGCGTCATGGAAAAACGAGACTTGCTTCTTCTTCGCAACGAATTGCTGAGATATACGTTTGATGGCAAATCTGTCGATAAAGATGAGAATGGTCTTCTACCCTCGCCATGCTTACCCAAACCCATAAATCATAGGAAAGCCTGCAATAGTTGTCCATATGTGACAATATGCTCTTCAGCTCTTCGGTCAGTTTGGCTTATTTAG